The following coding sequences lie in one Bacteroides helcogenes P 36-108 genomic window:
- a CDS encoding Ada metal-binding domain-containing protein, with product MDEIEKIQAILNRDSRYDDVFWYGVKSTGIVCKPSCSAKKAVTDHVKYV from the coding sequence ATGGACGAAATAGAAAAAATACAAGCAATTCTCAACCGTGACAGCCGTTATGACGATGTTTTCTGGTATGGAGTGAAATCGACAGGGATTGTATGCAAGCCTTCGTGCAGTGCCAAAAAAGCGGTTACAGACCATGTAAAATATGTATGA
- a CDS encoding methylated-DNA--[protein]-cysteine S-methyltransferase yields the protein MKEKNIIKIKRYESPCGVLMLGSFGNKLCLCDWQVEQHRDHVDRRLKRILKAEFEEGTSEILETAEQQLDEFFAGKRKEFNVPLLFVGTDFQKTVWNFLLKIPFGETISYGEMARCIGLPKAIRAVANANGANSMSIFAPCHRVIGSDRSLTGYGGGLAAKHFLLELEGSLMIKNNEYTLFR from the coding sequence ATGAAAGAGAAGAATATCATTAAGATAAAACGTTACGAATCACCTTGCGGAGTATTGATGCTTGGTTCGTTTGGCAACAAGCTCTGCTTGTGTGACTGGCAGGTGGAGCAACACCGTGACCATGTGGACAGACGCCTGAAAAGGATCTTGAAAGCTGAGTTCGAGGAAGGGACATCGGAGATTCTCGAAACGGCAGAACAGCAACTCGACGAGTTCTTTGCCGGAAAACGCAAGGAATTCAATGTACCGCTTCTTTTTGTGGGTACGGATTTTCAGAAAACAGTATGGAACTTCTTGCTGAAAATTCCTTTCGGAGAGACGATTTCATACGGGGAAATGGCGCGATGTATCGGTCTGCCGAAAGCTATCCGTGCGGTAGCCAATGCCAACGGAGCAAATTCCATGTCGATATTTGCACCCTGCCACCGCGTGATTGGCAGCGACCGTTCACTGACAGGATACGGAGGCGGACTTGCAGCCAAACACTTTTTGCTGGAATTGGAGGGCAGCCTTATGATAAAGAATAACGAATATACATTATTCAGATGA
- a CDS encoding bifunctional transcriptional activator/DNA repair enzyme AdaA, with protein MKETQGEVNYARIAEAIRFIRENRKEQPRLETIAEAVNMSPFHFQRVFKEWAGVTPKHFLQYLNVEYAKRILQETHASLFEAAHEVGLSGTGRLHDLFITIEGMTPGEYKNGGEKLTINYSFATAPFGDILIASTHKGICSMEFADNHAEALCSLQRKFPHARFCQRSDYMQQNALCIFTCDWSNPGEIKLHLKGSEFQLKVWEALLKIPEGGLATYGDIALQMGNPQACRAVGTAIGNNPVAFLIPCHRVIRATGEFGNYHWGDIRKTAIISWEAAKCDKK; from the coding sequence ATGAAAGAAACGCAGGGCGAAGTAAATTATGCACGGATTGCCGAAGCCATCCGGTTCATACGGGAGAACCGCAAGGAGCAGCCCCGGCTTGAAACCATAGCCGAAGCGGTGAATATGAGTCCGTTCCATTTCCAACGGGTGTTCAAAGAGTGGGCAGGTGTCACCCCGAAACATTTCCTGCAATATCTTAATGTGGAGTATGCCAAGCGCATCTTGCAGGAAACGCACGCTTCACTTTTCGAGGCGGCGCACGAAGTCGGATTGTCCGGAACGGGACGGTTACACGACTTGTTCATTACCATCGAAGGCATGACACCGGGCGAGTACAAGAACGGAGGAGAAAAACTGACTATCAATTACAGCTTTGCCACAGCCCCTTTCGGAGATATATTGATAGCATCAACCCACAAAGGGATATGCAGCATGGAGTTTGCAGATAATCATGCAGAGGCGCTCTGCTCTTTGCAAAGAAAATTTCCGCACGCAAGGTTCTGCCAAAGAAGTGACTACATGCAGCAGAATGCCTTGTGCATTTTCACATGTGACTGGAGCAACCCGGGCGAGATAAAACTGCATCTGAAAGGTTCTGAATTTCAATTAAAGGTGTGGGAAGCGTTGCTGAAAATCCCGGAAGGAGGACTTGCCACCTATGGTGACATTGCTTTGCAGATGGGCAATCCACAAGCTTGCAGGGCGGTAGGTACGGCCATCGGCAATAATCCCGTTGCTTTTTTAATTCCTTGCCATCGTGTAATCCGCGCAACCGGAGAATTCGGCAACTATCATTGGGGGGATATCCGCAAAACAGCCATTATCAGTTGGGAAGCGGCCAAATGTGATAAAAAATAG
- a CDS encoding outer membrane beta-barrel protein has product MKKIVLVLFALMAVVSVNAQVYVGGTLGLWHNDDADMTNFSIAPEIGYNINKKWAVGAELGYVHSNTNVTLGNFSGSVKTNAFAIAPYARYSFYENKLVRLFIDGGLGFSTYKVDVDGADATNGFEIGVKPGLAIKLNNHFSLVAKCGFLGYRDDYMVGENGYGFALTSENLSFGFHYEF; this is encoded by the coding sequence ATGAAAAAGATTGTATTGGTTTTATTCGCTCTTATGGCGGTAGTGTCGGTAAACGCACAGGTTTACGTAGGCGGAACATTGGGATTGTGGCACAATGACGATGCAGACATGACGAATTTCAGTATCGCTCCGGAAATTGGTTACAACATCAACAAGAAGTGGGCTGTCGGTGCAGAGCTCGGCTATGTGCACAGCAACACCAACGTGACTTTAGGAAACTTCAGCGGATCTGTAAAGACAAACGCTTTTGCCATCGCCCCTTACGCACGTTATTCTTTCTATGAAAATAAGTTAGTACGTCTGTTCATTGACGGCGGTTTGGGTTTCTCTACTTACAAGGTGGACGTTGACGGCGCCGATGCAACCAATGGTTTTGAAATCGGTGTAAAACCGGGACTTGCCATCAAGCTGAACAACCACTTCAGTCTGGTTGCCAAATGTGGTTTCTTGGGTTACAGAGACGACTACATGGTAGGTGAAAACGGATATGGCTTTGCTCTGACAAGCGAGAATCTGTCTTTCGGCTTCCACTACGAGTTCTAA
- a CDS encoding HU family DNA-binding protein: MAEYDMQELTLPNEEGKRIFYPKMQLYGQKDLEDIARTVAYATSFTRGDIKGLLQAVTEEIACSLGGGYSVKIEGLGIFTPALGLRQGKERESGEEGDPKRNAASICLKDVNFKADKDFVRNAGQRCHLQRAQYKKCRRSSQLFAPQERLDMAKDYLCKNLLISVAEYSRLTGLLKTAAAKELKEWASQPETGIGYKGRGTHKVYVLREHVS, encoded by the coding sequence ATGGCAGAATATGACATGCAGGAACTGACCCTGCCCAATGAGGAAGGCAAGCGCATCTTCTATCCCAAAATGCAACTGTACGGACAGAAAGATTTGGAAGACATAGCCCGAACCGTGGCTTATGCTACTTCATTCACACGGGGAGACATCAAAGGCCTGTTGCAAGCCGTCACCGAAGAAATAGCCTGCAGCCTGGGCGGGGGCTATTCCGTAAAGATAGAAGGGCTGGGAATCTTTACCCCGGCATTGGGCCTGCGCCAAGGCAAGGAAAGAGAAAGCGGCGAAGAAGGTGACCCGAAACGCAATGCGGCAAGCATCTGCCTGAAAGACGTCAACTTTAAGGCGGACAAGGACTTTGTGCGCAATGCCGGCCAGCGCTGCCACCTGCAACGGGCACAATACAAGAAGTGCAGGCGCTCCTCACAGCTTTTCGCCCCACAAGAACGGCTGGACATGGCCAAGGATTATCTCTGCAAAAACCTGCTCATCAGTGTAGCCGAATACAGCCGGCTGACAGGGCTGCTGAAAACAGCAGCCGCCAAAGAACTGAAAGAATGGGCTTCACAACCCGAAACGGGTATCGGATATAAAGGACGGGGCACACACAAGGTATATGTACTCAGAGAACATGTGTCATGA
- a CDS encoding exonuclease SbcCD subunit D produces MKILHTSDWHLGHTLYNYDRTPEQQAFLKQLARIVQQEKPDVMVVCGDVYHYSVPSAATQRMYTEGMLKIHEACPEMTIVVTAGNHDSSSKLEIDSSLWQHFGVKVIGNIERNREEVNLDRHIIEIKDGKGKKQGYIIAVPHVYPQNFPTLDTDTPREERQARFFQALLDKAKKLNTEGLPIVLMAHLAVEGSDRTGHDESNIGGMETVSLHDMGKGYDYLALGHIHCPQDIKGSGHRARYCGTPLPVSFDETYPHSVSIVELNRNEEPQTRTAGIENPMPLVTLPHEPMPFEEALRLLEEYPADKQAYIRLNVLADNYQAPDCMERAANAVKDKACKFCCIKSNRERQAGGSSPGHLSIQEIQEKSPLDIAKLYYRETEGEEMDEELCGLMNDILRQVKEKEKQ; encoded by the coding sequence ATGAAGATATTGCATACCAGCGACTGGCATCTGGGACATACTTTATATAATTATGACCGCACCCCGGAACAACAGGCTTTTCTGAAACAACTCGCCCGTATCGTGCAACAGGAGAAGCCCGATGTCATGGTGGTATGCGGAGATGTTTACCACTACTCCGTCCCTTCCGCCGCCACGCAAAGGATGTACACGGAAGGCATGCTGAAGATACATGAAGCATGTCCTGAAATGACCATTGTAGTAACCGCCGGCAACCACGACAGCAGTTCCAAACTGGAAATAGACAGCAGCCTGTGGCAACATTTCGGAGTAAAAGTCATCGGAAACATCGAACGGAACCGGGAGGAAGTAAACCTGGACAGGCATATCATCGAAATAAAAGACGGGAAAGGGAAAAAACAGGGATATATCATCGCTGTGCCCCATGTATATCCGCAAAACTTTCCGACGCTTGACACTGACACTCCGAGAGAAGAACGCCAGGCCCGTTTCTTCCAGGCCTTGCTGGATAAAGCGAAGAAGCTGAACACCGAAGGGCTGCCCATTGTGCTGATGGCTCATTTGGCAGTCGAAGGCAGTGACCGGACGGGACATGATGAAAGCAATATAGGAGGAATGGAAACCGTAAGCCTGCACGATATGGGAAAAGGCTATGACTATCTGGCACTGGGGCACATTCATTGTCCGCAGGACATCAAGGGAAGCGGTCACCGTGCACGCTATTGCGGTACTCCCCTGCCCGTAAGCTTTGACGAAACTTACCCGCACTCTGTCTCCATTGTCGAACTGAACAGAAACGAAGAACCGCAGACAAGAACTGCCGGCATAGAGAATCCGATGCCTCTGGTGACGCTGCCCCATGAGCCGATGCCATTTGAAGAAGCATTACGCCTGTTAGAAGAATATCCTGCGGACAAGCAAGCATACATCCGGCTGAATGTATTGGCGGACAACTATCAGGCGCCCGACTGCATGGAGCGTGCCGCCAACGCCGTAAAAGATAAAGCCTGCAAGTTCTGCTGCATTAAGTCCAACCGTGAAAGGCAAGCCGGAGGAAGTTCTCCCGGACACCTATCCATTCAGGAGATTCAGGAAAAGTCTCCGCTGGATATAGCCAAGCTCTATTACCGTGAAACGGAAGGAGAAGAAATGGACGAGGAACTTTGCGGCCTGATGAACGACATACTCCGGCAAGTGAAAGAGAAGGAAAAACAGTGA
- a CDS encoding AAA family ATPase, with protein MRLQKLTIKNLASIEDAVIDFENGPLKEESLFLICGETGAGKTTLLDAICLALYNETPRMDRTAGERYKDTAQAFSNKKEDILINDNRQLMRRNTCEAWAELDFIGTNDTPYTARWYVARARKKADGALQDVKWTLENRKSHLQLTKKTEIPNEIQAAIGLTFEQFCRTTLLAQGDFTKFLQSKESEKSDILEKLTGTEIYSQTGARIYAVTKEKRTDYENQNRKLEGIRLLTEKEIAEAGRAMAAQETEIKGLNIQKSMALQKRDWLRKNAELAIASENQKKVWEEKNVLLESDDFRLKEQLVNDWHTTTDARNWLVLLNKNRVELQKEEERSFELKTDFTRLCNGYARLKADTEKQHEELLRVEEYLQKYAPLLPMFEQSQSIIAGLLSVLSAQERADGYEKDISVLNKMQPLREEERAAKEKIFLLKSKENQQKQEEISRHKAKLDAMQLYALQEKRTSLEAGKEIFLKTKTALTLLKEKQWALKTAEEQEQSFDSRMTACQAQYNRLLTDLNHKKEVYGDIRKLYDKQKEAVEDWAKEARTRLAIGDTCPVCGQEIKSLRHDEDFQSILVPIRISLETKEKEYKEAEQTLGNNRTEFKTYEKETLRCRLVTEQARENYHRALKDAKDKCARCGIQDISDSTESALDTLIQNNSRSLEALNTKLNEAQALADVISGLQRQKDGLQMSVETARNELNAADKNLSELKNNIANKHSLIKNEKDTIHAAIQHITPLILWQEWQTEWNARPTFFIERLKQAAARYRQAQSKQAELKTAIALNNKEQESISTAKENICSAFPDWKDTAVEETGQAGNLEIAWNSLSVQAVRLKQSMLSIRNAIKELQNKLSEFYNIHPDFDEARLASLAAYSREQIEQLRTRLQQLKEEIASRRTAYRLTCEQAEAHLKLKPKMDEDDTSESLDIQILECEQQITERNQVIGQLQALLTQHEQNIALIKNEKKHADELRDIYLKWDRLCSHFGDEKGKNFRNIAQSFVLKELLNGANFYLQRLTDRYELECQAGSLTILLRDFYQGGVARPACTLSGGESFLVSLSLALGLSSLNRQSLSVDTLFIDEGFGTLSGDYLNTVMDTLEKLHRMGGKKVGIISHVEGLKERIKTQIQVKRIDNSRSEIRTVKMI; from the coding sequence ATGAGACTTCAAAAACTGACAATAAAGAATCTGGCATCCATAGAAGATGCTGTCATCGACTTTGAGAACGGCCCTCTGAAAGAAGAATCCCTGTTCCTGATATGCGGCGAGACTGGTGCAGGAAAAACGACACTGCTCGATGCCATCTGTCTGGCACTTTATAATGAAACGCCGCGCATGGACCGCACGGCAGGCGAAAGGTACAAGGACACCGCACAGGCTTTCTCCAACAAAAAAGAAGACATACTGATAAACGACAACAGGCAACTGATGCGGAGGAACACTTGTGAAGCATGGGCTGAACTGGACTTTATCGGCACAAACGACACGCCTTATACGGCCAGATGGTATGTGGCACGTGCTCGCAAAAAAGCAGACGGCGCCCTCCAAGACGTGAAATGGACTCTTGAAAACAGAAAAAGCCATCTTCAACTCACCAAGAAGACAGAAATACCCAATGAAATACAGGCAGCCATCGGACTGACTTTCGAACAATTCTGCCGCACCACTCTGCTGGCACAAGGAGATTTCACCAAATTCCTGCAAAGCAAGGAAAGCGAAAAGTCGGACATTCTGGAAAAACTGACCGGAACGGAGATTTATTCTCAAACAGGTGCGCGCATCTATGCCGTTACCAAAGAGAAACGTACGGATTATGAAAACCAAAACCGCAAATTGGAGGGCATACGCCTGCTCACAGAGAAAGAAATAGCAGAAGCCGGACGTGCGATGGCCGCACAAGAGACCGAGATAAAGGGTCTCAACATTCAAAAAAGTATGGCTCTCCAAAAACGCGACTGGTTGAGGAAAAATGCGGAACTGGCTATTGCTTCGGAAAACCAGAAGAAAGTGTGGGAGGAGAAAAATGTTTTGTTGGAGTCTGATGATTTCAGGCTAAAAGAACAATTAGTGAACGACTGGCACACCACAACGGATGCCCGCAACTGGCTTGTACTCTTAAACAAGAACCGTGTGGAACTGCAAAAGGAAGAAGAAAGGTCATTTGAATTAAAAACGGACTTCACCCGCCTTTGCAATGGGTATGCCCGGCTGAAGGCAGATACGGAAAAACAGCATGAGGAATTGCTTCGTGTTGAAGAATATCTGCAAAAATATGCTCCGCTGCTCCCCATGTTCGAGCAAAGCCAGTCCATTATTGCCGGTTTGCTGTCTGTGCTTTCCGCACAGGAACGTGCCGACGGATATGAAAAAGATATATCCGTTCTGAATAAAATGCAACCCTTGCGTGAGGAAGAACGAGCCGCAAAAGAAAAAATATTCTTGTTGAAAAGCAAAGAAAACCAACAGAAACAGGAAGAAATAAGCCGACACAAGGCAAAGCTCGATGCAATGCAACTCTATGCCTTGCAGGAAAAACGTACTTCACTTGAAGCAGGCAAAGAAATTTTTCTGAAGACCAAAACAGCACTGACATTGCTCAAGGAAAAGCAGTGGGCACTGAAGACGGCAGAAGAACAGGAACAATCGTTTGACAGCAGAATGACGGCCTGCCAAGCGCAATACAACCGTCTGCTGACAGACCTCAACCATAAAAAAGAAGTCTATGGCGACATCCGCAAACTCTACGACAAGCAAAAAGAAGCCGTGGAAGATTGGGCCAAAGAAGCCCGCACACGTCTGGCAATAGGCGACACTTGTCCTGTGTGCGGACAAGAGATAAAATCGCTCCGCCACGACGAAGACTTTCAGTCTATCCTTGTTCCCATTCGTATCTCATTAGAAACCAAAGAGAAAGAATACAAGGAAGCCGAGCAGACATTGGGCAACAACCGTACCGAGTTTAAAACCTATGAGAAGGAGACATTGAGATGCCGGCTGGTTACAGAGCAAGCACGTGAAAACTATCACCGCGCGCTGAAAGATGCCAAAGACAAATGTGCCCGGTGTGGCATCCAAGACATCTCCGATTCCACAGAAAGCGCATTGGATACATTGATACAGAATAACAGCCGGAGTCTCGAAGCCCTCAACACCAAGTTGAACGAGGCTCAAGCGCTTGCCGACGTAATCTCCGGATTGCAACGCCAGAAAGACGGACTGCAAATGTCAGTGGAAACAGCTCGAAACGAGCTCAACGCAGCCGACAAAAACCTGTCAGAACTCAAAAACAACATTGCCAACAAACATTCCCTGATAAAAAACGAAAAAGATACCATACATGCCGCCATCCAGCATATCACTCCGCTGATTCTCTGGCAAGAATGGCAAACGGAATGGAATGCCCGTCCCACCTTCTTCATTGAACGGTTGAAGCAAGCCGCCGCCCGTTACAGACAAGCCCAAAGCAAACAAGCGGAACTAAAAACAGCCATAGCCCTGAACAACAAAGAACAAGAAAGCATATCAACCGCCAAAGAAAACATCTGCTCCGCTTTTCCTGACTGGAAAGATACGGCTGTCGAAGAAACCGGACAGGCCGGCAATCTGGAAATTGCATGGAACTCTCTAAGCGTGCAAGCCGTCAGACTCAAGCAAAGCATGCTATCCATCCGAAATGCCATTAAAGAATTGCAAAACAAGCTATCGGAATTTTACAACATCCATCCGGACTTTGACGAAGCACGCCTTGCTTCCCTCGCCGCCTATTCCCGCGAACAGATAGAGCAACTCCGCACAAGACTGCAACAACTTAAAGAGGAGATAGCATCCCGACGGACTGCCTACCGGCTGACTTGCGAACAGGCAGAGGCACATCTCAAATTAAAACCTAAAATGGATGAAGACGATACTTCCGAATCGCTGGACATACAAATCCTTGAGTGTGAACAACAAATCACGGAACGAAACCAGGTCATCGGTCAATTGCAAGCTTTGCTGACGCAGCATGAGCAGAACATCGCCTTGATAAAAAACGAAAAAAAACACGCTGACGAGCTTCGTGACATTTATTTAAAGTGGGATCGCCTTTGCAGCCACTTCGGTGATGAAAAAGGAAAGAATTTCCGCAACATCGCCCAAAGCTTCGTACTGAAAGAATTGCTGAACGGAGCCAACTTCTACCTGCAACGGCTCACCGACCGTTATGAGCTGGAGTGTCAGGCAGGCTCGCTCACTATCCTGCTGCGCGACTTCTATCAGGGAGGTGTGGCCCGACCCGCCTGCACCCTGTCCGGCGGAGAAAGTTTTCTGGTTTCCCTTTCACTGGCCCTCGGCCTCTCTTCACTAAACAGGCAAAGCCTGTCGGTGGACACACTGTTCATTGACGAGGGATTCGGCACTCTAAGCGGAGATTATTTGAACACGGTGATGGATACACTGGAGAAACTGCATCGGATGGGTGGCAAAAAGGTGGGAATCATCAGCCATGTAGAAGGTTTGAAAGAAAGAATCAAGACCCAGATACAAGTGAAAAGAATAGATAATTCGAGAAGTGAAATCAGAACGGTGAAAATGATTTGA
- the map gene encoding type I methionyl aminopeptidase: MKKFIKGGRFTPKNYSDEVEAKIQHYKKEGYKLPSRHLLRTEEQLAGIRESAKINTALLDYISENIHEGMSTAEIDHLVYCFTTDHDAIPAPFLYEGFPKSVCVSINDVVCHGIPSTKEFLRSGDIVNVDVSTIYKGYFSDASRMFMIGEVKPEMQRLVQVTKECRDLGIRAAQPWARLGDVGAAIQEHAEKNGYSVVRDLCGHGVGIKFHEEPDVEHFGKRNTGMLIVPGMTFTIEPMINMGTYEVFIDEADGWTVCTDDGQPSAQWESMILITEGGNEILTQ; the protein is encoded by the coding sequence ATGAAAAAGTTTATAAAAGGAGGCCGGTTTACTCCTAAAAATTATTCCGATGAGGTAGAAGCCAAGATTCAACATTATAAAAAAGAAGGATACAAGTTGCCGTCACGTCACCTGCTGCGCACCGAAGAACAATTGGCAGGTATCCGTGAAAGTGCCAAAATAAATACAGCCCTGCTGGACTATATCTCGGAAAATATACACGAAGGCATGTCCACCGCCGAAATAGACCATCTGGTATATTGCTTCACCACAGATCATGATGCCATCCCTGCTCCTTTCTTGTATGAAGGGTTTCCAAAAAGTGTATGTGTCAGCATTAACGATGTGGTGTGCCACGGCATTCCCAGCACAAAAGAGTTCCTGCGTAGCGGAGACATCGTCAATGTAGATGTTTCTACCATTTACAAAGGATATTTTTCCGATGCCTCACGTATGTTTATGATCGGTGAAGTGAAACCTGAGATGCAACGTCTGGTGCAGGTTACAAAGGAATGCCGTGATCTGGGCATCCGAGCCGCACAGCCCTGGGCGCGCCTCGGAGATGTAGGCGCCGCTATCCAAGAGCATGCCGAAAAGAACGGTTACAGTGTGGTACGCGACCTTTGCGGACATGGTGTAGGCATCAAATTTCACGAAGAACCGGACGTAGAGCACTTTGGCAAACGGAACACCGGAATGTTGATCGTGCCCGGCATGACGTTTACCATAGAACCGATGATCAATATGGGTACTTATGAAGTCTTTATCGACGAAGCCGACGGATGGACAGTGTGCACGGACGACGGGCAGCCTTCGGCACAATGGGAAAGCATGATTCTGATTACTGAAGGCGGAAATGAGATATTGACCCAATAA
- a CDS encoding DNA recombination protein RmuC has product MNILTLIIGIAIGIAIGYLAADRKTSALKAGINGKETEIALLRQQKEEAEALHKRMNTEFENLSNRIFQSKAEDFTKLNSEHLGNLLRPLGDNLKAFREKVEQAYNTEAKERFSLGERIKELVELNNRLSEEANNLARALKGDSKMQGNWGEMILERLLQASGLIEGEHYFRQEFLKDEQGKVLTNEENGQKMQPDIIIRYPNEREMIIDSKVSLTAYAAYTSTDDKEEQARLLKAHLQSIRTHIDELGRKDYSHYDTKAPDFVMMFIPTEGAYLLALRADNNLWEYAYNKKVVLMTPTNLISALRLSLDLWKRENQVKNIQLIIKQGTLLYERIVDFTRTFRSIGKRVEGLQDDYAKALNQLSTGEQSITLRAERLKSMGLAPQKHIPTELLPPKEEAENED; this is encoded by the coding sequence ATGAACATACTGACGCTCATCATTGGAATAGCTATCGGCATTGCAATCGGTTATCTGGCGGCAGACCGCAAAACGTCTGCCCTAAAAGCGGGAATCAATGGGAAGGAAACGGAAATAGCATTGCTACGGCAGCAAAAAGAAGAAGCCGAAGCTTTGCACAAGCGCATGAATACCGAATTTGAAAACCTCTCCAACCGTATCTTCCAAAGCAAGGCGGAGGACTTTACGAAACTGAATTCGGAACACCTGGGTAACCTGCTCCGCCCATTGGGAGACAACCTCAAGGCTTTCAGGGAAAAGGTGGAACAAGCATATAACACCGAAGCCAAAGAACGCTTCTCGCTGGGAGAGCGCATCAAAGAACTGGTTGAACTGAACAACCGCCTCAGTGAAGAAGCCAATAATCTGGCCCGTGCGCTGAAAGGGGATTCCAAAATGCAGGGAAACTGGGGGGAAATGATTTTAGAGCGTCTGCTACAAGCTTCCGGCCTGATTGAAGGAGAACATTATTTCCGTCAGGAATTTCTGAAAGACGAACAAGGCAAAGTGCTGACCAACGAGGAAAACGGACAAAAAATGCAGCCGGACATCATTATCCGCTATCCCAATGAACGGGAAATGATCATCGACTCCAAAGTATCACTCACTGCCTATGCCGCCTACACATCTACTGACGATAAGGAAGAACAGGCGCGGCTGCTCAAGGCACATTTGCAGTCGATACGTACCCATATTGACGAGCTCGGCCGCAAGGACTATTCGCATTATGACACCAAGGCTCCGGACTTTGTAATGATGTTCATCCCCACCGAAGGCGCATATCTGCTGGCTCTCCGGGCAGACAACAATCTATGGGAGTATGCCTACAATAAAAAGGTGGTACTGATGACTCCCACCAACCTGATCAGTGCCTTGCGCTTGTCGCTCGACCTATGGAAAAGGGAAAACCAAGTAAAGAATATACAGCTCATCATTAAGCAAGGAACATTGTTATATGAAAGAATAGTGGATTTTACAAGAACTTTCCGCAGTATAGGTAAACGTGTAGAAGGATTGCAAGACGACTATGCCAAAGCTTTAAACCAGCTCTCCACCGGGGAGCAGAGCATCACACTGCGTGCCGAAAGACTGAAAAGCATGGGACTTGCTCCGCAAAAGCATATCCCCACAGAATTATTGCCTCCGAAAGAAGAAGCGGAAAACGAAGATTAG
- the xpt gene encoding xanthine phosphoribosyltransferase, with protein MKILKERILKDGKCFPGGILKVDNFINHQMDPILMKSIGVEFVRRFASTSINKVITVEASGIAPAIMVGYLLELPVVFAKKKKPSTMENMLATTVFSFTKNRSYEVCVSKDFLCPGDKVLFVDDFLANGNAAKGIIDLVKQADAELAGMGFIIEKAFQHGGDELRKQGIHVESLAIIESLDNCEIKIK; from the coding sequence ATGAAAATTCTGAAAGAACGTATCCTCAAAGATGGAAAGTGTTTTCCCGGAGGAATCCTGAAAGTAGATAACTTTATCAATCATCAGATGGATCCTATCCTGATGAAATCCATTGGCGTAGAATTTGTCAGACGCTTTGCCTCTACATCCATCAACAAAGTAATTACGGTAGAGGCAAGCGGGATAGCTCCTGCGATCATGGTAGGCTATCTATTGGAATTGCCTGTGGTTTTTGCCAAAAAGAAAAAGCCCAGCACCATGGAAAACATGCTGGCAACCACCGTTTTTTCATTCACCAAAAACCGTTCATACGAGGTCTGTGTCAGCAAAGACTTCCTTTGTCCGGGAGACAAAGTCCTGTTTGTAGATGATTTCCTTGCCAATGGAAATGCGGCCAAAGGCATAATAGACCTTGTAAAACAGGCAGATGCCGAACTTGCAGGTATGGGATTCATTATTGAAAAGGCATTCCAGCATGGCGGAGACGAACTGCGCAAACAAGGCATTCATGTGGAATCACTGGCCATCATCGAGAGTCTGGATAATTGTGAAATCAAAATCAAATAG